The following are encoded together in the Pedobacter sp. D749 genome:
- a CDS encoding DUF1304 domain-containing protein, with the protein MQIAAQIVIGLVALIHIYILWLEMFAWTTKAPKVFKTIPKDLFVPTKTLAANQGLYNGFLAAGLIWSLCISDHQWKIYVAIFFLTCVIIAGIYGAATASKKILYVQSIPALIALILLHL; encoded by the coding sequence ATGCAAATAGCAGCACAAATCGTAATCGGCTTAGTCGCCTTGATCCACATCTACATCCTTTGGCTTGAAATGTTTGCCTGGACTACCAAAGCACCAAAAGTTTTTAAAACCATCCCGAAAGATTTATTCGTACCGACAAAAACTTTGGCTGCCAATCAGGGCTTGTATAATGGCTTTTTAGCAGCGGGTTTAATCTGGTCGTTATGTATTAGCGATCATCAATGGAAAATTTACGTGGCGATATTCTTTTTAACCTGCGTAATTATTGCAGGCATTTATGGCGCCGCTACAGCCAGTAAAAAAATCCTTTACGTCCAGTCAATACCTGCATTAATCGCATTAATTTTATTGCATCTGTAG
- a CDS encoding gluconate 2-dehydrogenase subunit 3 family protein: protein MNRRDSLKALGLTAISTSVLLDACKQPETKTEVAAPEESTKEAGREQWELDRDKNLKLETFFTKHEMATITVLADIIIPKDEVSGSASDAKVPEFIEFIVKDIPEHKVPMRGGLKWLDVYCFNKFQKPFVEASADQQISIVDEIAYPKKARPEMQAGVTFFNRMRNLTASGFYTTEMGVKDIGYVGNAPNQWAGVPADVLKQYSMENVKV from the coding sequence ATGAACAGACGTGATTCACTAAAAGCATTAGGTTTAACAGCAATAAGCACAAGCGTGCTGCTTGATGCCTGTAAGCAGCCCGAAACAAAAACCGAAGTTGCCGCACCAGAAGAAAGCACAAAAGAAGCAGGAAGGGAGCAATGGGAATTAGACCGCGATAAAAATCTGAAATTAGAAACCTTTTTCACTAAACATGAAATGGCTACGATTACGGTCCTAGCCGATATCATTATTCCTAAAGACGAGGTTTCGGGCAGTGCATCTGATGCCAAAGTGCCAGAGTTTATCGAATTTATAGTAAAAGATATTCCTGAACATAAAGTACCTATGCGAGGCGGCCTGAAATGGCTGGATGTGTATTGTTTTAATAAATTCCAGAAACCTTTTGTTGAAGCTTCTGCAGATCAGCAGATCTCGATTGTAGATGAGATTGCCTATCCTAAAAAAGCCAGGCCAGAAATGCAGGCAGGGGTAACTTTTTTCAATAGAATGAGAAATTTAACGGCATCAGGTTTTTACACTACAGAAATGGGCGTAAAAGACATTGGCTATGTGGGTAATGCGCCAAACCAATGGGCTGGCGTTCCTGCCGATGTACTGAAGCAGTACAGTATGGAAAATGTGAAGGTATAA
- the rplQ gene encoding 50S ribosomal protein L17, with amino-acid sequence MRHGKKVNHLGRTDSHRKAMLANMATSLIKAKRITTTLAKAKALRTYVEPLITKSKNDTTHSRRTVFSYLQDKEVITILFREIAEKVANRPGGYTRIIKLNNRQGDNAEMALIELVDYNTVYGKDVEVKEEKKTTRRGRSKATAAPKAAEAKAEIAEEVAPAEEAPATEEPKGE; translated from the coding sequence ATGAGACACGGTAAAAAAGTAAACCACTTAGGTAGAACCGACAGCCACAGAAAAGCGATGTTAGCTAACATGGCTACATCACTTATTAAAGCAAAAAGAATTACTACAACTTTAGCTAAAGCTAAAGCTTTACGTACTTATGTTGAGCCATTAATCACTAAATCGAAAAATGACACTACTCACTCACGTCGTACAGTTTTCTCTTACCTACAGGATAAAGAAGTAATCACTATTTTGTTCCGCGAAATTGCTGAGAAAGTTGCAAACCGTCCAGGTGGTTATACTCGTATCATTAAATTAAACAATCGTCAGGGTGATAACGCTGAAATGGCTTTAATTGAATTGGTAGATTACAATACAGTTTACGGTAAAGATGTGGAAGTTAAAGAAGAGAAGAAAACAACTCGTCGTGGTAGAAGTAAAGCTACTGCTGCACCTAAAGCTGCTGAAGCGAAAGCTGAAATTGCCGAAGAAGTTGCTCCTGCTGAAGAAGCTCCTGCTACTGAAGAACCAAAAGGAGAATAA
- a CDS encoding glycoside hydrolase domain-containing protein, which produces MKFRLFLLFCLFGQLSIYAQTLKYTNGNNAWNPDSLGNHRVVVQFAGTGKIAHAKIDWRRRDEHPELKGIIVQDANGKTVSVVGSDKLTRESADVYFEATRPGKYYVYYLAYKNEGRSNYPKGVYIKPKQIDQGWLNRAKRVKVNTAVIEIQSIDAFNSFYPMEVIATAKETSAIKAKYASEAFVVFPEDRMFPIKMQNDLPYRWVQKGAANTFTGSASKGENYALQLGVFALKDLNNLTVSFGDLKTSTGKVISSKYINCLNTNGSSYDNKALVEMVNVMSGKIQPMWITINIPKNTDAGVYAGKFTVKANGKFKVIDVKIKVDNTVLPDAGVGTPNKQTRLTWLNSTLAQANTVVAPYRPLTVEGNVISLLGRKFEINADGFPKQIQTFFNAEMTAYSEKPNNILAEPIHFHFFNTPKTQEKFVPGNFQIISKEAGKVKWSATNTSESLKMDLEGALEFDGYVHYVVKVTALKDVEFSNVDFHIPFNKASTKYLMGLGEKGGIRPDTVKWKWDVANKNQDAVWIGNVNAGLYYNLRDENYVRPLNTNFYLQKPLLLPKSWGNGDKGGIQINVKGSSMLADNFTGARSMKKGDVLYYNFNLLITPFHLLNTDFQWDNRFYHKYGDLDSIKSTGATVVNIHHATPINPWINYPFIEWKKMKGYIDNAHSKGLKVKIYNTVRELSNHAYEWPALRSLGTEVYSPGKGGGFSWLQEHLDSNYIAAWFVPEIKDAAVINSGMNRWHNYYVEGMNWLVNNVGIDGVYLDDVAFDRVTMKRIKRVLTQNNHPGIIDLHSANQYNKSDGFNNSAILYLEHFPYLNRLWFGEYFDYQKNNPDFFLTEVSGIPFGLMGEMLQDDGNPWRGMIYGMTSRLGWSDKSDPKPLWKAWDNFGIKGSQMIGYWSENCPVKTDNPKVLATVYKQKGKTMIALASWTESDVKVNLIIDWPKLGLDASKVKISAPAIDKFQTGGNYADGKSILVEKGKGLILIVE; this is translated from the coding sequence ATGAAATTCAGGCTTTTTCTACTGTTCTGTTTATTCGGGCAACTATCTATTTACGCGCAAACACTAAAATACACTAATGGCAACAATGCCTGGAACCCTGATTCGTTAGGTAACCATAGGGTTGTTGTTCAATTTGCTGGCACAGGTAAAATCGCGCATGCAAAAATTGATTGGCGAAGGAGGGATGAACATCCGGAATTAAAAGGAATTATCGTACAAGATGCCAATGGTAAAACTGTTTCGGTTGTGGGTTCGGATAAGCTGACTAGAGAAAGTGCTGATGTCTATTTCGAAGCTACCCGCCCTGGAAAATATTATGTGTATTACCTCGCTTATAAAAATGAGGGAAGAAGCAATTATCCCAAAGGTGTTTACATAAAACCTAAACAAATTGATCAGGGCTGGTTAAATAGGGCAAAACGGGTTAAAGTAAATACCGCTGTGATAGAGATCCAATCTATTGATGCTTTCAACTCTTTTTATCCAATGGAAGTAATTGCTACAGCCAAAGAAACATCGGCTATAAAAGCCAAGTATGCTTCGGAAGCTTTTGTCGTTTTTCCCGAAGACAGAATGTTTCCAATTAAAATGCAGAACGATTTACCTTATCGTTGGGTACAAAAGGGTGCTGCAAATACTTTTACAGGTTCAGCAAGTAAAGGCGAAAATTATGCTTTACAACTGGGTGTATTTGCTTTGAAGGATCTAAATAACCTAACAGTAAGCTTTGGGGATCTAAAAACCTCCACCGGAAAAGTAATCTCTTCGAAATATATCAACTGTTTAAATACGAATGGTTCCAGTTATGATAACAAAGCCTTGGTTGAAATGGTAAATGTAATGTCTGGTAAGATACAACCAATGTGGATCACAATTAATATCCCTAAAAATACGGATGCAGGTGTTTATGCCGGTAAATTTACGGTTAAAGCCAATGGGAAGTTTAAAGTAATTGATGTTAAAATTAAAGTTGATAATACAGTTTTACCTGATGCTGGTGTAGGAACGCCAAATAAACAGACCCGTTTAACATGGTTAAATTCTACTTTGGCACAGGCTAATACCGTAGTGGCTCCTTATAGGCCATTAACTGTTGAAGGTAATGTAATTTCTCTTTTGGGAAGGAAATTCGAAATCAATGCAGATGGTTTTCCTAAGCAGATCCAGACTTTCTTTAATGCTGAAATGACCGCTTATAGCGAAAAACCAAATAATATCCTGGCAGAACCGATTCACTTTCACTTTTTTAATACACCAAAAACGCAGGAGAAATTTGTACCAGGCAATTTCCAAATTATAAGCAAAGAAGCTGGAAAAGTAAAATGGTCGGCAACTAACACCTCTGAAAGCCTCAAAATGGATTTAGAAGGTGCTTTAGAGTTTGATGGTTATGTACATTATGTAGTTAAGGTTACCGCTTTAAAAGATGTAGAATTTAGCAATGTTGATTTTCATATTCCTTTTAATAAAGCTTCTACTAAATATTTGATGGGCTTGGGTGAAAAAGGTGGTATTAGACCCGATACCGTAAAATGGAAATGGGATGTAGCCAATAAAAACCAGGATGCCGTTTGGATTGGCAATGTAAATGCAGGCCTATATTACAATTTAAGAGATGAGAACTATGTTCGCCCGTTGAATACCAATTTCTACCTTCAGAAGCCTTTATTGTTGCCTAAATCGTGGGGTAATGGAGATAAAGGAGGGATCCAGATCAATGTAAAAGGAAGTTCGATGTTGGCCGATAACTTTACAGGTGCCAGAAGCATGAAAAAGGGGGACGTGCTTTATTATAATTTTAATTTACTGATCACACCGTTTCATTTACTTAACACAGATTTTCAATGGGATAACCGCTTTTATCATAAATATGGCGATTTAGATTCTATTAAATCGACAGGTGCAACAGTAGTGAATATTCACCATGCTACACCGATTAATCCATGGATCAACTATCCATTTATCGAATGGAAAAAGATGAAAGGTTATATTGATAACGCACATTCAAAAGGATTAAAAGTAAAAATTTATAACACCGTTCGAGAATTATCCAATCATGCTTATGAATGGCCTGCTTTAAGAAGTTTAGGTACCGAAGTATATTCTCCAGGTAAAGGTGGTGGTTTTAGCTGGTTACAGGAACATTTAGATTCGAACTATATTGCTGCCTGGTTTGTGCCTGAAATTAAAGATGCTGCTGTAATTAACAGTGGAATGAACCGTTGGCATAATTACTATGTAGAGGGCATGAACTGGCTGGTAAATAATGTTGGGATTGATGGGGTGTACTTAGACGATGTGGCCTTCGATCGTGTAACCATGAAGCGGATTAAACGTGTACTGACACAGAATAACCATCCGGGCATTATCGATCTGCATTCAGCAAATCAATACAATAAAAGTGATGGTTTTAACAATAGCGCCATTTTATATCTGGAGCATTTCCCTTACCTGAACCGTTTATGGTTTGGCGAATATTTTGATTACCAGAAAAACAATCCTGATTTCTTTTTAACCGAAGTAAGCGGTATTCCGTTCGGTTTAATGGGAGAGATGTTGCAGGATGATGGAAATCCTTGGCGTGGTATGATTTATGGCATGACAAGCCGTTTGGGCTGGTCTGACAAAAGTGATCCAAAACCACTTTGGAAAGCCTGGGATAATTTTGGCATAAAAGGATCTCAAATGATCGGTTACTGGAGTGAAAACTGTCCGGTTAAAACAGATAATCCTAAGGTATTGGCAACAGTTTATAAGCAAAAAGGTAAAACAATGATTGCTTTAGCCAGCTGGACAGAGAGCGATGTTAAGGTTAATTTAATTATTGATTGGCCTAAACTGGGTTTAGATGCGTCAAAAGTTAAGATAAGTGCCCCTGCAATTGATAAATTCCAAACCGGAGGGAATTATGCTGATGGGAAATCGATTCTGGTTGAAAAGGGAAAAGGTTTGATTTTGATAGTGGAATAG
- a CDS encoding sugar phosphate nucleotidyltransferase, which translates to MKPTLLILAAGMASRYGSMKQIDGFGPNGETIIDYSIYDAINAGFGKVVFIIKEEFVDNFKAIFEPKLAGRIGTDYVFQNFDLKQFGIEEEIYREKPWGTAHAILSGRNVVKEPFCVINADDYYGFDAFKKMVDFLTTEVTDSNYSIIGYEIGKTLSEFGAVSRGVCKVDAAGNLEEIIERTKVYPKDGSIFYEENGEEFPLAFETPVSMNFWGFTPAVFKITEDLFREFVQANKDKPKAEFFIPLIGENLVKSNTATFKVVPTSNKWFGVTYKEDKPYVQDSIDQLVKNGTYPEKLWN; encoded by the coding sequence ATGAAACCCACCTTATTAATATTGGCAGCCGGTATGGCAAGCCGTTATGGAAGTATGAAGCAGATTGATGGTTTTGGTCCAAATGGCGAAACGATTATCGATTATTCAATATATGATGCAATTAATGCTGGCTTTGGTAAAGTTGTATTTATCATTAAAGAAGAGTTTGTAGATAACTTTAAAGCTATTTTTGAACCTAAACTTGCAGGAAGAATAGGAACAGATTATGTTTTCCAAAATTTCGATTTAAAACAGTTCGGAATAGAAGAAGAAATTTATAGAGAAAAACCTTGGGGTACTGCACACGCAATCCTATCGGGCAGAAACGTAGTTAAAGAACCATTTTGCGTAATTAACGCGGATGATTATTATGGTTTCGATGCCTTTAAAAAAATGGTTGATTTCTTAACCACGGAAGTGACGGATAGCAATTATTCAATTATTGGTTATGAAATTGGCAAAACTTTATCTGAGTTTGGCGCTGTTTCCCGCGGTGTTTGTAAAGTAGATGCAGCCGGTAACCTGGAAGAAATTATAGAACGCACAAAAGTTTATCCTAAAGACGGTAGTATCTTTTACGAAGAAAATGGCGAAGAATTCCCATTGGCCTTTGAAACGCCTGTATCGATGAATTTCTGGGGTTTTACACCGGCAGTATTCAAAATTACAGAAGATCTTTTTAGAGAATTTGTGCAGGCGAACAAAGATAAACCTAAGGCAGAATTTTTTATTCCATTAATTGGCGAAAACCTGGTAAAAAGCAATACAGCAACCTTTAAAGTAGTACCAACCTCAAACAAATGGTTCGGTGTAACTTACAAAGAAGACAAGCCTTATGTTCAGGATAGTATTGACCAATTGGTTAAAAACGGAACATATCCGGAAAAACTTTGGAATTAA
- a CDS encoding SAM-dependent methyltransferase — protein MEYIEQLITALKESLNAATFVKVSLGNYKGAEEALKQLLIRKVVIKREDKLAFTYRYKTRDVVKNYAIDEAIDLIAGYLENGFKIATLFTTENDLILEELNNGKIVLRKGKASSEAAPSAYHDKEKTRLIKPDSKSYLTELKITDADGKVFKNAQDKFRQINHYIEILSSLIKELPEGTIKKVADMGSGKGYLTFALYDYLHSVLKLESEVIGVEYRQDMVDLCNQVAVKSAFDRLNFVQGTIEDYQAEDVNLLIALHACDTATDDAIYKGIKADAELIVVAPCCHKQIRREIEKSKVKNDVSFLTKYGIFLERQAEMVTDGIRALILEYFGYKTKVFEFISDAHTPKNVLVVGVKGKAHSAERKAEILLKIKASKEYFGIGYHHLERLLEL, from the coding sequence TTGGAATATATAGAACAATTAATCACAGCTTTAAAAGAAAGCCTGAATGCAGCAACATTTGTAAAAGTTTCCCTGGGGAACTACAAAGGAGCAGAGGAAGCCTTAAAACAATTGCTGATCCGTAAGGTGGTGATCAAACGCGAAGACAAACTGGCTTTTACCTATCGTTATAAAACACGCGACGTGGTAAAAAACTATGCTATTGATGAGGCAATCGATTTAATTGCGGGTTATCTGGAGAATGGATTTAAAATAGCTACGCTGTTTACCACAGAAAATGACCTGATATTGGAAGAACTGAACAATGGAAAAATTGTATTGAGGAAAGGTAAAGCATCAAGTGAGGCAGCGCCATCAGCCTATCATGACAAAGAAAAAACCAGGTTGATCAAACCTGACTCGAAATCATATTTAACTGAATTAAAGATTACCGACGCGGACGGTAAGGTTTTTAAAAATGCACAGGATAAATTCAGGCAGATTAACCATTACATTGAAATTTTAAGTTCTTTAATAAAAGAACTGCCAGAAGGAACCATTAAAAAGGTAGCTGATATGGGCTCGGGTAAAGGTTATTTAACTTTTGCACTATACGATTACCTGCATTCGGTTTTAAAATTGGAAAGCGAGGTGATAGGAGTAGAGTACCGTCAGGATATGGTTGACTTGTGTAATCAGGTTGCTGTTAAATCTGCTTTCGATAGATTGAATTTTGTACAGGGAACTATTGAAGATTATCAAGCTGAGGATGTAAACCTTTTAATTGCATTACATGCCTGCGATACAGCAACCGATGATGCCATTTATAAAGGGATTAAAGCGGATGCCGAACTGATTGTGGTTGCACCATGTTGCCATAAACAGATCCGCAGGGAAATAGAGAAAAGCAAAGTGAAAAACGATGTTTCTTTTTTAACCAAATACGGGATCTTTTTAGAACGTCAGGCCGAAATGGTTACGGATGGAATAAGGGCTTTGATTTTAGAGTATTTCGGTTATAAAACAAAGGTTTTCGAATTTATTTCCGATGCACACACGCCAAAAAATGTGCTTGTAGTGGGGGTAAAGGGCAAGGCGCATAGCGCAGAGCGAAAAGCGGAGATTTTACTGAAAATTAAAGCAAGCAAGGAATATTTTGGGATTGGTTACCATCATTTGGAACGGTTGCTGGAGTTGTAG
- a CDS encoding GMC family oxidoreductase, whose protein sequence is MSDFQIKKSPTVYDAIVVGSGAGGGMAAYVLAHAGQKVLLLEAGQNFDPRLDSHQLKWPWESPRRGAGTVRPFGDFDASYGGWELEGEPYTQKNKSEFEWFRSRMLGGRTNHWGRISLRMGPDDFKPKDSLTDAWPITYADVKPFYDKVDRMIGIYGTAEGLENEPDGIFMKPPKPRLNELFIKKGAEKAGVKVITGRGSVLTEALPNNNDRAPCFYCGQCGRSCKVYGDFSSSSCLVNPAVKTGNLTVITDAMVREVITDKDGTAKGVSYVNRKDLQEYQVNGKLVILGASACESARILLNSKSTSHPNGLANSSGVVGKYLHDSTGASVSGFLPQLMDRKRYNEDGVGSVHIYSPWWLDNRKLNFPRGYHIEYWGGMGMPAYGFGGGVAQMNGMVPGRDGKMKEAGGYGKSLKDDYRRFYGTGVGMAGRGTAIARESNYCEIDPNTVDKYGIPVLRFNYKWDKDEILQAKHMQETFLSIMKEMGAVVTSEIQGADTNYGLLNPGKIIHEVGTIRMGDDPKKSALNKYCQAHDCKNLFVVDAGPFVQQGDKNATWTILALSMRTAEYILAQKKKQNI, encoded by the coding sequence ATGAGTGACTTTCAGATAAAAAAATCGCCTACTGTTTATGATGCCATTGTTGTTGGCTCAGGAGCTGGTGGCGGGATGGCAGCCTATGTTCTGGCGCATGCTGGTCAAAAGGTTTTATTGCTCGAGGCTGGTCAAAATTTCGATCCGCGATTAGATTCACATCAATTAAAATGGCCATGGGAGTCGCCACGCCGTGGGGCAGGTACCGTTCGTCCATTTGGTGATTTTGATGCTTCTTACGGGGGATGGGAATTAGAAGGTGAGCCTTATACACAGAAAAATAAAAGTGAATTCGAATGGTTCCGTTCGCGCATGCTCGGTGGCCGTACCAATCACTGGGGAAGGATTTCTTTGCGGATGGGTCCTGACGATTTTAAACCTAAAGATAGTTTAACAGATGCCTGGCCGATAACCTATGCCGATGTAAAACCATTTTACGATAAAGTTGATCGCATGATCGGTATCTATGGAACAGCTGAAGGTTTAGAAAATGAACCTGATGGCATCTTTATGAAACCGCCTAAACCAAGGTTAAATGAGCTTTTTATCAAAAAAGGAGCAGAAAAAGCCGGGGTAAAGGTAATTACCGGTCGCGGCTCTGTATTAACAGAAGCTTTACCGAATAACAATGATCGTGCACCTTGTTTTTATTGTGGCCAATGCGGCAGAAGCTGTAAAGTGTATGGCGATTTTTCATCCTCATCATGTTTGGTAAACCCTGCAGTAAAAACAGGAAACCTGACTGTGATTACAGATGCGATGGTACGCGAAGTGATTACGGATAAGGATGGTACGGCTAAAGGTGTTTCTTATGTAAACCGTAAAGATTTGCAAGAATATCAGGTTAACGGCAAACTGGTTATTTTAGGCGCCAGTGCATGCGAATCAGCACGTATCTTATTGAATTCAAAATCAACTTCACATCCAAATGGCTTGGCAAACAGCAGTGGAGTGGTTGGGAAATACCTGCACGATTCTACAGGCGCAAGTGTTTCAGGATTTCTGCCACAATTAATGGATAGGAAACGTTATAATGAAGATGGTGTAGGCAGTGTGCACATTTATTCGCCATGGTGGTTAGACAACAGAAAGTTGAATTTCCCACGTGGTTACCACATCGAATATTGGGGCGGAATGGGCATGCCTGCTTACGGTTTTGGTGGTGGTGTGGCTCAAATGAACGGAATGGTGCCGGGCAGAGATGGTAAAATGAAAGAAGCCGGAGGTTATGGAAAATCATTAAAGGATGATTATCGCCGGTTTTATGGAACCGGTGTTGGCATGGCTGGACGTGGTACCGCAATTGCCAGAGAAAGCAACTATTGCGAAATAGACCCGAACACAGTAGATAAATACGGTATCCCTGTTTTAAGATTTAACTACAAATGGGACAAAGATGAAATTCTACAGGCTAAACACATGCAGGAAACCTTTCTTTCTATTATGAAGGAAATGGGTGCAGTAGTAACTTCCGAGATTCAGGGAGCAGATACCAATTATGGTTTACTCAACCCAGGAAAAATCATCCATGAAGTGGGTACCATCCGCATGGGCGATGACCCTAAAAAATCGGCGCTAAATAAATACTGCCAGGCACACGACTGTAAGAATCTATTTGTGGTAGATGCCGGGCCATTTGTGCAACAGGGTGACAAAAATGCCACCTGGACGATTTTAGCCCTTTCGATGCGTACTGCAGAATATATTTTAGCTCAAAAGAAAAAACAGAATATTTAA
- the dnaK gene encoding molecular chaperone DnaK, which yields MGKIIGIDLGTTNSCVSVMEGNEPVVIANSEGKRTTPSIVAFAENGERKVGEPAKRQAITNPTKTIYSIKRFMGNSYDESAKEAGRVPYKVVKGDNNTPRVEIDDRKYTPQEISAMILQKMKKTAEDFLGQEVTEAVITVPAYFNDAQRQATKEAGEIAGLTVKRIINEPTAAALAYGLDKAHKDMKIVVFDCGGGTHDVSVLELGDGVFEVKSTDGDTHLGGDDFDHIIIDWLTAEFKAENSMDLAKDPMALQRLKEAAEKAKIELSSTTSTEINLPYITADASGPKHLVRTLSRAKFEQLADSLIKRTIDPCKSALKNAGLSTSDIDEIILVGGSTRIPAIQEAVKAFFGKEPSKGVNPDEVVAIGAAIQGGVLTGDVKDVLLLDVTPLSLGIETMGGVMTKLIESNTTIPTKKSETFSTAADNQPSVEIHILQGERPMAGQNRTIGRFILDGIPPAPRGVPQVEVSFDIDANGILHVSAKDKATGKEQKIRIEASSGLTDAEIKKMKEEAEANAADDAKQKEEADKINGADALIFSTEKQLKEFGDKLSADKKAPIEAGLEKLKAAHLSRNFADIDAASAELQNAWNVASEEMYKDGGQPQGGEQPQADGQPQGGGDNVTDVDFEEVKEDDKK from the coding sequence ATGGGAAAAATTATTGGAATAGACTTAGGAACAACAAACTCTTGCGTGAGCGTAATGGAGGGCAACGAGCCTGTAGTTATCGCAAACAGTGAGGGTAAACGTACTACACCGTCTATTGTTGCTTTTGCAGAAAACGGTGAGCGTAAGGTTGGCGAGCCTGCTAAACGTCAGGCTATAACCAACCCAACAAAAACGATATATTCGATTAAACGCTTTATGGGTAACAGCTACGACGAAAGTGCGAAAGAAGCTGGGCGTGTACCTTATAAAGTGGTTAAAGGTGATAACAATACACCACGTGTTGAAATCGACGACAGAAAATATACTCCACAAGAGATTTCTGCAATGATTTTGCAGAAAATGAAAAAAACTGCTGAAGATTTCTTGGGTCAGGAAGTTACAGAAGCCGTAATTACGGTACCAGCTTATTTTAATGATGCACAACGTCAGGCGACTAAAGAAGCTGGCGAAATTGCAGGTTTAACTGTTAAACGTATCATTAACGAGCCTACTGCAGCTGCTTTAGCTTATGGTTTAGATAAAGCACACAAAGACATGAAAATTGTTGTGTTTGACTGTGGTGGTGGTACACATGACGTTTCTGTATTGGAATTAGGTGATGGTGTTTTCGAAGTAAAATCTACTGATGGTGATACTCACTTAGGTGGTGATGACTTTGACCACATTATTATTGATTGGTTAACTGCAGAATTCAAAGCTGAAAACAGCATGGATTTAGCTAAAGACCCAATGGCTTTACAACGTTTAAAAGAAGCTGCTGAGAAAGCTAAAATCGAGTTATCAAGCACAACTTCAACTGAAATTAACTTACCATACATTACTGCTGATGCTAGTGGCCCTAAACACTTGGTACGTACATTATCTCGTGCTAAATTTGAGCAATTGGCTGATAGCTTAATCAAACGGACTATCGATCCTTGTAAATCTGCTTTGAAAAATGCTGGTTTAAGCACAAGTGATATCGACGAAATTATTTTGGTAGGTGGTTCAACCCGTATCCCTGCAATCCAGGAAGCGGTTAAAGCTTTCTTCGGTAAAGAGCCAAGTAAAGGTGTTAACCCTGATGAGGTTGTAGCGATTGGTGCTGCTATTCAAGGTGGTGTGTTAACTGGTGATGTGAAAGATGTATTGTTATTAGACGTTACGCCTTTATCACTAGGTATCGAAACTATGGGTGGTGTAATGACTAAATTAATTGAGTCTAACACAACTATCCCAACTAAAAAATCGGAAACTTTCTCAACTGCAGCTGATAACCAGCCTTCAGTAGAAATCCATATTTTACAAGGTGAGCGCCCAATGGCTGGTCAGAACCGTACAATTGGCCGTTTTATTTTAGATGGTATTCCACCAGCACCTCGTGGTGTGCCTCAGGTAGAAGTATCGTTCGATATTGATGCCAACGGTATTTTACACGTAAGTGCTAAAGATAAAGCGACTGGTAAAGAGCAAAAAATCCGTATCGAAGCATCTTCAGGTTTAACTGATGCTGAGATCAAAAAAATGAAAGAAGAAGCTGAAGCTAATGCAGCAGATGATGCTAAGCAAAAAGAAGAAGCTGATAAAATCAACGGAGCTGATGCTTTAATTTTCTCAACTGAGAAACAATTAAAAGAGTTTGGTGATAAATTATCTGCAGATAAAAAAGCGCCAATCGAAGCTGGTTTAGAGAAATTAAAAGCAGCGCATTTATCACGTAACTTCGCAGACATCGATGCAGCATCTGCAGAATTGCAAAATGCATGGAACGTTGCTTCTGAGGAAATGTATAAAGATGGCGGTCAGCCTCAAGGTGGTGAACAACCACAAGCTGATGGTCAACCTCAAGGTGGTGGCGATAATGTTACTGACGTTGATTTTGAAGAAGTAAAAGAAGACGATAAGAAATAG